Proteins from a genomic interval of Oceanispirochaeta crateris:
- the zapB gene encoding cell division protein ZapB has product MITFDQVQLLETKVSDAVQLIKKLKRENSDLKEELNLLEERISELESQKSSLTSEHEVIEKGIIGALNQFDELDDESGDDETADEEIPSEAISASEDTEIAQPEVILEEESSQEEESEEETIEVSLSEDSNDASASEEVSDDENDSEEADSDESGNQSEQFEIESENSQNEAPVVEESAAVVESSFEDTTDPAESEIDETAEIKSEEDKNSGYPKNLEIF; this is encoded by the coding sequence ATGATAACATTCGATCAAGTTCAGTTACTGGAAACAAAAGTCAGCGACGCAGTTCAATTAATTAAAAAGCTGAAAAGAGAAAATAGTGATCTGAAAGAGGAATTGAATCTTCTGGAAGAAAGAATCTCTGAGCTGGAAAGCCAGAAATCATCACTGACCAGTGAGCATGAAGTGATTGAAAAAGGGATTATTGGAGCGCTTAACCAGTTTGACGAACTGGATGATGAAAGCGGAGATGATGAGACTGCTGATGAAGAGATACCTTCTGAAGCTATTTCAGCTAGTGAAGATACTGAAATTGCACAGCCCGAAGTGATTCTTGAAGAGGAATCTTCCCAAGAAGAAGAATCTGAAGAGGAAACTATTGAAGTCAGCTTATCAGAAGATTCCAATGATGCGAGTGCGTCAGAGGAAGTTTCAGATGATGAGAATGACAGCGAAGAGGCTGATAGTGATGAATCAGGCAATCAATCCGAACAGTTTGAAATTGAATCAGAAAATTCTCAGAACGAAGCCCCTGTCGTTGAAGAATCAGCGGCAGTGGTAGAGTCTTCTTTTGAGGATACTACAGACCCAGCAGAATCAGAAATTGATGAAACCGCAGAAATCAAATCTGAAGAAGACAAAAACTCAGGATATCCAAAGAACCTGGAAATATTCTAA
- the rplT gene encoding 50S ribosomal protein L20, with product MPRAVHGTKRKDHRKKILKEAKGYWGRRSKLHRVAKDAVAKAGQYAYRDRKVRKRDFRQLWIARISAACRAEGISYSRFINGLNIANIEINRKSLSNMAIEDPKAFSALVEKAKTSLGA from the coding sequence ATGCCTAGAGCAGTACACGGTACAAAAAGAAAGGATCATAGAAAAAAGATTCTTAAAGAAGCGAAAGGATATTGGGGACGCCGGAGTAAACTACACCGGGTTGCCAAAGACGCTGTAGCCAAAGCAGGACAGTATGCCTATAGAGACAGAAAAGTCCGGAAACGGGATTTCCGTCAGCTTTGGATTGCCAGAATCTCTGCAGCATGTAGAGCAGAAGGGATCAGTTATTCAAGATTTATCAATGGATTGAACATTGCCAATATTGAGATCAATAGAAAATCTCTGTCAAATATGGCAATCGAAGATCCCAAAGCATTTTCTGCACTTGTAGAAAAAGCTAAAACTTCTTTAGGAGCGTAA
- the rpmI gene encoding 50S ribosomal protein L35, with protein MPKMKTRRSAAKRFKMTGTGKAKYKKQATRHILTKKSAKRKRKLRHPDVISKTEIPRLKILLPYG; from the coding sequence ATGCCTAAGATGAAGACACGTAGAAGTGCTGCAAAACGGTTTAAGATGACCGGCACAGGTAAAGCCAAGTATAAGAAACAGGCTACCCGCCACATCCTGACCAAAAAGTCAGCCAAGAGAAAGAGGAAACTCAGACATCCTGATGTGATCAGTAAAACTGAGATTCCAAGACTGAAAATTTTATTGCCTTACGGTTAA
- the infC gene encoding translation initiation factor IF-3 — protein MLAVKDLRINEQIRVREVRLIDNEGNQKGIVSTREALEMAKEVGADLVEVAPQSKPPVCKILDYGKYKFDLDKKNREQKKKQKLVKLKEVRMQPKIEKHDLAFKTKHVQEFLGEGNKVKVTIRFRGREMAHTELGRVVLDKLIELLEEGSFVIDSPPRQEGRFMSMMLSPKQKK, from the coding sequence ATGTTGGCTGTTAAAGATTTAAGGATTAATGAGCAGATTAGGGTGAGAGAAGTAAGACTCATAGATAATGAGGGAAATCAGAAGGGCATTGTGTCCACCAGAGAAGCTCTGGAAATGGCAAAAGAGGTCGGTGCAGATCTGGTAGAAGTAGCTCCTCAATCAAAGCCCCCTGTGTGTAAAATCCTGGATTACGGAAAATATAAATTTGACCTGGATAAAAAGAACCGGGAACAGAAGAAAAAGCAGAAACTTGTTAAGCTGAAAGAAGTCCGTATGCAGCCCAAGATTGAAAAACATGATCTTGCATTCAAAACAAAACATGTTCAGGAATTCCTTGGTGAAGGAAATAAAGTAAAAGTAACAATTCGTTTCCGTGGCCGAGAAATGGCTCATACGGAATTAGGACGTGTTGTTCTAGATAAATTGATTGAACTGCTGGAAGAAGGTTCATTCGTTATAGACAGCCCTCCCCGTCAGGAGGGTAGGTTCATGTCTATGATGCTGAGCCCGAAACAGAAAAAATAA